GACCCGCCTCCTCAACTCCAACTCCCCCTCGCCTGAAATCTGTGGGACAGCAGTGCCTACGGGTACATCTTCAACCGCGATGTATCGAGCCCTGCCGAAGTCGAAGCGGACTTCGACGCGTTCCTCGAAGCCGACGGCGTATCGGAATTCGAGCAGCGCGCCGTCATTCCGTTTCCCAACTTCGTACACCGCCGGATGTATGACGGCGCTGTCGCGCGCATCGGCAACGCGGCGGCCTTCATGGAGCCGCTGGAGGCAACGGCCATCGTATCCGCCCAGTTGCAGGTCGGGATGGTCCTGCACATGCGCTTGAACCGTTCGCCGGAAAACGTTGAACGCGACGCGCCGGTGGTGAACCGGTTTCTCGTCGGCAGCATGCTCCGCTACGGCCTGTTCGTCGGTTGGCACTACTCCCGCGGCTCCAGGTACGACAGCGAATTCTGGCGCCACGCCCGTGACCAAGTCTGGCCGAGACACCGTCAGGCGGCGGACCCCGAGGTGGTGGGTTGCGACGCGCTCCGCAAATTCGACGAAATGATCGAACTGTTGAACCGGCCGGTCATCGACAAGGCGGACTGGGAGCGGATGTGCGCGGTCCCTCTCACCA
This sequence is a window from Deltaproteobacteria bacterium. Protein-coding genes within it:
- a CDS encoding tryptophan 7-halogenase, giving the protein MWDSSAYGYIFNRDVSSPAEVEADFDAFLEADGVSEFEQRAVIPFPNFVHRRMYDGAVARIGNAAAFMEPLEATAIVSAQLQVGMVLHMRLNRSPENVERDAPVVNRFLVGSMLRYGLFVGWHYSRGSRYDSEFWRHARDQVWPRHRQAADPEVVGCDALRKFDEMIELLNRPVIDKADWERMCAVPLTSYAQVSQGLGW